The following nucleotide sequence is from uncultured Draconibacterium sp..
TGAGCAAGGGAAATAAATTCCCATACCTGCGCGATCGTTCGGTTTACCTGGCAGTTAAGCTGTGGAAAAAAGAAGACCCCGAAGATTTGGCTTATTCGCTGATTCGGATTCCCGGACGATCGGTACCGCGCTTTTTGGTGCTTCCCGAGGAAAATGGAAAACAGTTCGTACTATATCTCGACGATATTATTCGTTTCTGCATGGCCGACATTTTCTTCTATTTTGATTACGACATGTATGGCGCCTACACCATTAAAATTACGCGCGATGCTGAACTCGACCTGGATGATGACATCTCGAAAAGTTTTGTGGAGAAAATGAGCCACAGCCTGAAAAAGCGTAAAAAAGGGAAACCGGTTCGATTAATTTACGACCGCGACATGCCAAAAGACTTGCTGAAGTTTTTGCTGAAAAAAATGAAACTGGCAGAAGGCAGCGATGCCATTCCCGGAGGGCGATACCATAATCACAAGGATTTTATGAACTTCCCTGAGATTGGGAAAAAGAAACATTATTATACCAAACTTCCGCCGTTCAGACATAAAGATTTGCCTCCTTTTACGAGTATTATGAAAATGATGCGCGAAAAGGACATTATGTTGCATTACCCTTACCAAACGTTTAATCACTTTATCGACTTTTTGCGCGAAGCAGCCATCGACCCGAAAGTAAAAGAAATCGGACTGACGATTTATCGTGTTGCATCGGCATCAAAAGTGGTAAATGCCCTTTTAAACGCAGTACGAAACGGTAAAAAAGTTACGGTAATTATCGAGTTACAGGCACGCTTTGATGAGGAAGCAAACATATTCTGGTCGAACAAATTACAGGAAGAAGGAGCTACGGTGATCAATGGAGTGCCGGGCATGAAAGTACATAGTAAACTGGCTTGGGTGCATCGCGAGGAGGAGGATATTATGCGTAATTACGCCTACATCGGAACAGGAAATTTCCACGAAGGAACGGCCCGTGTTTATGCCGACGACGGCTTACTTACTGCTGACCCTCGTTTGGCCAATGAGGTGGAAAAGATTTTTGATTTCTTTAAACAAAACTTCCTTCGCCACGATTACAAACACCTGGTTGTTAGCCCGTTTACCATGCGCCAAACATGGGAAGACAATATTGAAAATGAAATTGCACTGACAAAACAAGGCAAACCGGCATGGATGACGCTGAAAATGAACAGCCTCATCGATCCGAAAATGATGAAAAAGGTGTACAAAGCGGCGCAAGCAGGCGTGAAAGTAAAACTTATTGTACGTGGTATTTTTGGATTACAAGTTGGGCTGAACGGATTTAGTGAAAATATTACAGCAATAAGTATTGTAGATAAATACCTGGAGCACTCGCGCATATTCCTTTTTGGTGCCGGTGGCGAAGAGAAAATGTATATCTCTTCGGCCGACTGGATGCCCCGAAATTTAAACCGGCGTATTGAAGTGGCCTGCCCGATTTACGATGAAAATATTAAAACAGAACTGAAGAAAATGCTGGAAATCCAATTGCAGGATAACTCGAAAGCACGAATTCTCGATCCTGAATTGTCGAATAAATATTCTAAAAAGAATACGACCAGAAAATACCGT
It contains:
- the ppk1 gene encoding polyphosphate kinase 1 gives rise to the protein MYSKEKFINREISWLSFNERVLQEAQDPETPLFERIRFIGIFSNNLDEFFRVRVAAVRRMVDLGRDEENLLGDMTPDELHNNIQEIVIEQQNKVQEIYTNILQELEENNISIIDEKDLTEKQGKFVRNYFYEKVLPNLVPIMLSKGNKFPYLRDRSVYLAVKLWKKEDPEDLAYSLIRIPGRSVPRFLVLPEENGKQFVLYLDDIIRFCMADIFFYFDYDMYGAYTIKITRDAELDLDDDISKSFVEKMSHSLKKRKKGKPVRLIYDRDMPKDLLKFLLKKMKLAEGSDAIPGGRYHNHKDFMNFPEIGKKKHYYTKLPPFRHKDLPPFTSIMKMMREKDIMLHYPYQTFNHFIDFLREAAIDPKVKEIGLTIYRVASASKVVNALLNAVRNGKKVTVIIELQARFDEEANIFWSNKLQEEGATVINGVPGMKVHSKLAWVHREEEDIMRNYAYIGTGNFHEGTARVYADDGLLTADPRLANEVEKIFDFFKQNFLRHDYKHLVVSPFTMRQTWEDNIENEIALTKQGKPAWMTLKMNSLIDPKMMKKVYKAAQAGVKVKLIVRGIFGLQVGLNGFSENITAISIVDKYLEHSRIFLFGAGGEEKMYISSADWMPRNLNRRIEVACPIYDENIKTELKKMLEIQLQDNSKARILDPELSNKYSKKNTTRKYRAQEDYYNYIKSITKE